TGATTTAACCTGGTATGATTGGACATGGTTCAGGCGTGCACAGGCAGCATCTGGATCATCTTTTCCCATCTCCCTCAGGTTGCTAACGTTGCCACGCGCCTTGCAAACCAAAGATAACGCAGAAGAGAAGAATCTATCTGGGTCGCCGTTGCTGCCCTAGGTCCAGCCGTCGCTGGCCCTCGATCGATGATGGCTGCGTCTTACAGACCAGACTTCGACGGGGAGATGGTCTACCCGGATCGCCGCTGCTGCCGGCCCGACTGTCGCTGGCCCTCAATAGACGACATCTACTATGGTCCTCATGGTCGAACCGCTAGATAGACAACGTACGCGTCGGCCTGGGCCGCTGGGCGAGCTTTGGAGCAGGGGGATCtgcaggaggaagaagaggagaagcggCGGATAGCGGTGGAAGGAGAAGACGTCGTTCTCATGGGCGGCGTCGCTGCACCCCACGCTCTAGGTCGTCAGGGTTTGAGCCAGGTCATGACGTCGTTGGGGCGGCAGATCCGACCTGCCACCGTGGAACGCTCTAGGCGAAGACCGAAGAGGAGGTGGTAGCGGAGTTGGAGGCGCGTTCGGAAGATGAGATTGGACGAGCGACAGGGACAAGAGCCACGCAAGGGAATAAGGAAAAAGGAAGAACCGGGTCGGGCCGGATTTATTGGGCCACAACGCACTTGACAGACGAAACGAACAATACTGATGGACAACGGACGAACAAAACTAATAACGAACGAAGTTTACAATGGTAAGAAGCAATAGCCCTTTTATTAATGAATaaataggtatagatagatagattaggGGTAGATAAGTCCTGTGATCAACGTGGCCAAAGAGATTAATTAGCTTTCCTTAATTAAATAGTACTAGGACTAGGAGAGAGATGACGTGTTGGACAAGTAGTTGGATTTGAAGGAAATAGGAGATCTTTACGCGTACATGTACATGAGGTGGGCCTGCGTGCCTGATTCTTTGTTTTTTTACttgataatacgtgtctcattcatatcataaagaacaaaatATAAATCATGTAAAAATCAACATGACAAAATTGAAAAGATAGTAGAACATCTTTTTCAGATGGCGTTTTGTATCGTTGCCTTTATATATGAAGTATACGTGAGTATTATGAGTGGAGGTTATATTTTCGACAGGTTAGACAACATGTGTAGCCAATATTAAGCGGCATTCTTTGCATgtcattgttatttattttatgtGAATTTTCTGCATTAAAAGTTGTACTTGACTCGAGACCCGTTGTTTGCATGTTGTTTACATCTACTTCGGCAGGAGGTCTCTGGGATTGCCATTGGTCGTCGTAGCCCTAATTGGGAGTATTATTTTATCGGTGGATCTTGAAGGAGTTTTGCATCGTAAAAGATCAGGACAAAACATCAGCGCATCCGAGGTCGTGCCCATATCATTATCAATCAGCACAGCAAGTAGGCAAAGGTTCCAAGATCAAACAATCAAATAGCTATTAACAACATATTAATATGAATTGAAGTGTAAAAAAGAGCGCGATAAGATGGCATGAGTCACACCTAGTTAAACTGTTTTCACAACATACAGAACAAATTGTTGCGCGATTTACACAAGAGCCTCCGAACCAGGGCAGAGTTCAGGGTGGCCTCAGATTCTTGGCCTCACCCTACGGCCACTAGTGTCGCCACCGTCCGAGAGCTGTCCCCATACACTCTGGCTTTTCCCGCCACTACTGCACGGCTCCTCACACCCAGCAACAGTTCTCAGTATCTCCGACTGAAGTGATGGGCAATTATCCTTGAGGTAATCAAACCCGTCAGTCCGGATCACAGCTGCAGAGACATAAGGGCATCTAGAATGTTATGGAGCTTTATAAACTTATTAACTAAGCCAAGAAAGCAACCATGTATATGAAGCATTAATTTCCAAGCCAGTAACAGATCTAAATTGCTGAAAAAGACtatgctagttgatttaattaCATTATTCTTGGTTAGCAAACTACAGAGTAaactactccctccaatccaaaataagtgtcacagttttgaactaaggttagttcaaacttagttcaaaactgtgacacttattatggatcagagggagtacattCAGGTGCATCATATTTAACAGCAATTCTACTAATCATGAAACGTGATAGCGCAACTAAGCAGCACAAACATATTTATACCTCAGAAAGCAAAGCAATACAACTATACCAATGAGAATCATCATCTACAGTACAACATCGAGCTACTTATCTTCTACTTGCATGTCAAACAAATGTAACGCCAGAAACTCAAAGCATGCACATTTCACCTCTCACTGAAATTGTTTATAGCTTGTAATCAAACTAATCATTCCCCCCTCTTTTTGTTCATACTTTAAACGCTCCATAAGAAAAATCCCCATCAGTGACCACAGACCAGAGCATGGCACTATATAAATCCACAAAATGATTACTTGAATACCACTGCCAGGCAAGTTTTTTTACTAAACATGAATTCATGTATGAATGCTACTGTACCATGTGATGAATTTAAGTTAGATTTGATGTAAAAGCTTAAGTACCTGAAAGATTTTCTGCAGCAAATTTTAGGCAAACGGCTTTAAGCTCCATGGCGTGGTGACTATCAGCCAATGCAAGAGTACTTGCAACCGAGGCCACAGAAATGCCTTTGCACAAGTAAGATTCACATAGCAATCTTAACCTTCCTAAGTCATACTTGTCTGCTGCGGCCAACAACTTTGCCGCCAAAGTATCAAAAATAGAGCCCATGGAGCTTGATGCATCCAACTCATAATCATCAACGAGGGTATCTCTGTAGATGAAATGAAGCATTGCCTGGACGGAGTATGCACATATAGTAAGTATACTTGCTCCCAGGTTATACTGGAAGACATTGATAACAAACAAAATAGATACACACCTTGAAAACCTTGGGCTCTAGATCATCAAGAACAATCTCCTTCAGATCCTCACTCTCATTAACCTCGTTCTTGTCTCCTTCTGATTCATCGTCAAAAAGTTTGGATCTAAATACAGTAGACCGTGCAGCCAACACCAACTTATGGGCATGAAACCTCTCTCCACTCACATTAAGAATAACATCAACCCCTTCATTACTGTCCAAAAGAGAACCGAAGTGGTAGCCAAGATCAGAGTCTGGAACCTGAATGGAGTGTGGTCTGGAGTAATCAATAGTTGAAACCACAACACCCACAGTGCAGTTTATCCTCAAACAATCATCTTTAAGAAAGTCCGATGTCTCAAGAGCAGTTCGCCGAAAGAACCGTTTGTAACCCCTGAAATGAAGAATGAATATCAGAACCCAGACTGCCGAGGCTGTTAAAGACTGGGGATCTAGATATTTGTCACACTTTACAAGGGGGTTGATGATTTGCCACAGGATAGTGCAAATTATCAAATGAGGAAGTAAAGTGTGGGTTAAGATCTAATTTCTCATTAAAGACTTGTATTAACGAATTCACACCTATACCTACAAATGTCATGGGTTGGTAGTTACATCATATCCA
This region of Triticum aestivum cultivar Chinese Spring chromosome 2D, IWGSC CS RefSeq v2.1, whole genome shotgun sequence genomic DNA includes:
- the LOC101290586 gene encoding BTB/POZ and MATH domain-containing protein 5, which gives rise to MDDDAGDASPPPGPAPPAATGAPSLRDMAASPTSSRSVTETVNGSHRFVIQGYSLAKGMGVGKHIASETFTVGGYQWAIYFYPDGKNPEDNSAYVSVFIALASEGTDVRALFELTLQDQSGKGKHKVHSHFDRSLESGPYTLKYRGSMWGYKRFFRRTALETSDFLKDDCLRINCTVGVVVSTIDYSRPHSIQVPDSDLGYHFGSLLDSNEGVDVILNVSGERFHAHKLVLAARSTVFRSKLFDDESEGDKNEVNESEDLKEIVLDDLEPKVFKAMLHFIYRDTLVDDYELDASSSMGSIFDTLAAKLLAAADKYDLGRLRLLCESYLCKGISVASVASTLALADSHHAMELKAVCLKFAAENLSAVIRTDGFDYLKDNCPSLQSEILRTVAGCEEPCSSGGKSQSVWGQLSDGGDTSGRRVRPRI